One window from the genome of Rhodobacteraceae bacterium S2214 encodes:
- a CDS encoding VOC family protein, which yields MIDHISFGVTAFARSVAFYDRAFAPLGVTRLFTVPPEHTDGVQVTGYGDTAPWFWIAEENATSGTLHIALRASDRASVDAFYAAALAAGGSDNGAPGLRPHYHEAYYGAFVRDPDGHNIEAVCHNP from the coding sequence ATGATTGATCATATTAGTTTTGGCGTGACCGCCTTTGCGCGGTCGGTGGCCTTTTATGATCGCGCTTTTGCGCCTTTGGGTGTGACGCGATTGTTTACCGTTCCGCCTGAACACACCGATGGGGTGCAGGTGACAGGATATGGCGACACCGCCCCGTGGTTCTGGATCGCCGAGGAAAACGCGACCAGTGGCACATTGCATATCGCGTTGCGTGCGTCGGATCGGGCGAGCGTGGATGCGTTTTACGCGGCGGCCTTGGCAGCGGGTGGATCAGATAACGGGGCCCCCGGACTGAGACCGCATTACCATGAAGCGTATTATGGTGCGTTTGTGCGTGATCCGGACGGGCACAACATCGAAGCTGTGTGCCACAATCCGTAA